A genomic region of Fluviispira vulneris contains the following coding sequences:
- a CDS encoding DNA topoisomerase 3, with product MDKASKWLVVTEKPSVAGDLAKALGGFEKKGDHYESPKYYITWAVGHLLELLEPEELDPKYKRWLLQDLPILPQEFQYKPKKGQTERLNHIKSLAKKSDVTGIINACDAGREGELIFREIYDYCGINKTFKRIWLQSMTPEAIRKEFQTLKSGHDYDNLGDAARCRAESDWLIGMNATRAVTKRLKTRNTKGVWSVGRVQTPTLALIAKRELDYLKHRPEPFFNLEGRFSTTTHEYSGLWFDPKFKKPQAAEDDESIVSREKEDRIFSQQKLDEILKNFNDNKSQAKASETRKESKEIAPQLFDLTLLQREANRKFGMPASRTLQAAQRLYEKHKLLTYPRTDSRYLPEDYVENVKNILKEFSAIPTEYSKACQKILKLGLLNKDRVFNNKHVSDHFAIIPTGQFPSEKLDGDDARIFDLVLKRFIAAFMPHAIWAKVERITVVGEQNFRTRVQDLQEPGWREVYGLDSEEESKLPKLNEKNPEAQTPVQTEGVNPIQNATKPPPRYTEAKLLSLMEHCGKSVVDEEIAEVLKDKGIGTPATRADIIENLISKEYVSRYGKALRATSKGIRLVDVLSRIPIDILSKVDLTGEIEAGLRKMEKGQEKRSEFMQNMFDFTSTIVDKARTFEYDAIYKNDPPLGSCPVCKIGKVNEGFWGYKCSRAGNSKEVTADQCSFIIWKEKNQRYIDRSIVEEVLQKQVVGPFEFSNSTGTSHYDEYLTISPQKGIIFCTEQGEAKESATGYDAVVLHEELLSETFLKMPGTVKVTEMAYLCEFGNLPTETKEEASKPKRKSKKASGEDSEKKKKVTKPKKVKRLISRMPRILCGREMSLDDYKSFILTGSTPPIADFKSKKGRPFAAALHLKENGNFEFKFVSRKALLGEDTTESKPKKEAKKATTKAKVVKKSKKTESLTESEI from the coding sequence ATGGATAAAGCTTCAAAGTGGCTCGTCGTTACAGAAAAACCATCCGTCGCTGGTGATTTAGCAAAAGCACTCGGTGGATTTGAAAAAAAAGGCGACCACTATGAGTCTCCAAAATACTACATCACATGGGCTGTCGGCCATCTGCTTGAGCTACTCGAACCAGAAGAACTCGATCCCAAATACAAAAGATGGCTCTTACAAGATCTCCCAATTCTCCCGCAAGAATTTCAATACAAACCTAAAAAAGGTCAAACTGAACGTTTAAATCATATAAAGAGTCTAGCTAAAAAATCTGACGTCACCGGAATTATAAATGCATGCGATGCAGGACGTGAAGGTGAACTTATTTTTCGTGAAATTTATGACTATTGTGGAATAAACAAAACTTTTAAGCGTATCTGGTTACAGAGTATGACTCCAGAAGCCATTCGTAAAGAGTTCCAGACTCTAAAATCTGGCCATGATTATGACAACTTAGGTGATGCCGCACGCTGCAGAGCGGAGAGTGACTGGCTCATAGGTATGAATGCAACCCGAGCTGTGACGAAAAGACTTAAAACCCGTAATACAAAAGGTGTTTGGTCAGTCGGTAGAGTGCAGACACCAACTTTAGCACTTATTGCCAAAAGAGAACTTGATTATTTAAAGCACCGACCAGAACCCTTTTTTAATCTTGAAGGCCGTTTTTCCACAACGACCCATGAGTACTCAGGACTTTGGTTCGATCCTAAGTTTAAAAAACCTCAAGCAGCCGAAGATGACGAATCTATTGTTTCGCGTGAAAAAGAAGACAGAATTTTTTCTCAACAAAAACTAGATGAAATTTTAAAAAATTTTAATGACAATAAATCCCAAGCTAAAGCAAGTGAAACTCGAAAAGAATCGAAAGAAATTGCTCCCCAGCTCTTCGATCTGACTCTCTTGCAAAGAGAGGCCAATAGAAAATTTGGCATGCCTGCTTCAAGAACACTCCAAGCAGCGCAAAGATTGTATGAAAAACATAAACTTTTAACGTATCCACGTACGGACTCACGCTATTTACCCGAAGATTATGTTGAAAATGTTAAGAATATTCTAAAAGAGTTTTCAGCTATTCCAACTGAATATTCAAAAGCCTGCCAAAAAATATTAAAGCTTGGTCTGTTAAATAAGGACAGAGTTTTTAATAATAAACATGTCTCAGACCACTTTGCTATTATTCCAACAGGACAATTTCCATCTGAAAAACTTGATGGTGATGATGCCCGTATTTTTGATCTCGTTTTGAAGCGTTTTATTGCTGCATTTATGCCGCATGCTATATGGGCAAAAGTTGAGCGAATAACGGTTGTAGGCGAGCAAAACTTTCGCACGCGCGTGCAAGATTTACAAGAACCAGGCTGGCGCGAAGTCTATGGTCTTGATAGTGAGGAAGAAAGTAAACTTCCTAAATTAAATGAGAAAAATCCAGAGGCGCAGACGCCTGTGCAAACGGAAGGAGTTAATCCAATCCAAAATGCGACCAAACCTCCTCCTCGTTATACCGAAGCCAAGCTTTTATCTTTAATGGAACACTGTGGTAAATCAGTAGTTGATGAAGAGATTGCTGAAGTTTTAAAAGACAAAGGTATCGGTACCCCAGCAACTCGAGCAGATATTATAGAAAATCTAATATCAAAAGAATATGTCAGCCGTTATGGCAAAGCATTGAGAGCAACATCAAAAGGCATCCGTTTGGTTGACGTATTGAGTCGTATACCTATTGATATTCTCTCGAAAGTTGATCTCACTGGAGAAATTGAAGCCGGCCTGCGTAAAATGGAAAAGGGACAAGAAAAACGTTCTGAATTCATGCAAAATATGTTCGATTTTACTTCGACAATTGTAGATAAAGCTAGAACATTTGAGTACGATGCTATTTATAAAAATGATCCACCACTCGGCTCATGTCCTGTTTGCAAAATTGGTAAAGTCAATGAAGGATTTTGGGGTTATAAATGCAGCCGTGCTGGAAACAGCAAAGAAGTCACTGCTGATCAATGCAGTTTCATTATTTGGAAAGAAAAAAACCAGCGCTATATTGACCGCAGTATCGTGGAAGAAGTGCTACAAAAACAAGTTGTAGGCCCCTTTGAATTTAGCAACTCAACTGGCACGTCACATTATGATGAATACTTAACTATATCTCCGCAAAAAGGAATTATTTTTTGTACTGAGCAAGGCGAAGCTAAGGAATCCGCTACAGGATACGATGCTGTCGTTCTTCATGAAGAGCTTCTGAGTGAAACTTTCTTAAAAATGCCTGGCACTGTTAAAGTAACAGAAATGGCTTATCTCTGTGAATTCGGTAATCTTCCCACTGAAACTAAAGAAGAAGCCTCTAAACCAAAGAGAAAATCGAAAAAAGCATCTGGCGAAGATTCAGAAAAAAAGAAAAAGGTAACAAAACCCAAAAAAGTCAAACGCCTTATTTCAAGAATGCCTCGAATTTTATGCGGGCGAGAAATGAGTTTAGACGATTATAAATCTTTTATTCTCACTGGTTCTACACCACCCATTGCTGATTTTAAATCTAAAAAAGGACGCCCATTTGCAGCTGCCTTGCATTTAAAAGAAAATGGAAATTTCGAATTTAAATTTGTCTCACGTAAAGCCTTGCTTGGAGAAGATACAACTGAAAGCAAGCCTAAAAAAGAAGCAAAAAAAGCTACAACTAAGGCTAAAGTAGTAAAAAAGTCAAAGAAAACAGAAAGCTTAACTGAATCTGAAATATAA
- a CDS encoding inositol monophosphatase family protein, translating into MESLEKIFNTAQLCSEIATKMSLNFKHGIDPQSLKNDKSWVTSADQQIEKELRKIILKNHPTHFIFGEEEGGELGKDEDAYTWILDPIDGTFSFVHNIPFYSSLIAVLKGKTPIIGFACLPAMGITMSALKGQGAFINGEKYIKPPLVGNPNIEIVATADPYRFYIEQKGEILQTLYGPQKKTRTYPDALGYYMLLKGSVRAFIDPKVEIWDVAPFHVIMPEAGFAIQSWSESKDLQRGSSIAFPVDLQKMPINCSDILELTKRFA; encoded by the coding sequence ATGGAATCACTCGAAAAGATCTTTAATACAGCTCAGCTATGTTCTGAAATCGCAACAAAAATGAGTTTGAATTTCAAACATGGCATTGATCCACAAAGTTTAAAGAATGACAAATCTTGGGTGACTTCAGCGGATCAACAAATAGAAAAAGAATTAAGAAAAATTATCCTGAAAAATCATCCAACTCATTTTATTTTTGGTGAAGAAGAAGGGGGGGAACTCGGGAAAGATGAAGATGCCTATACTTGGATCCTAGATCCTATAGATGGAACATTTAGCTTTGTACACAATATCCCGTTTTATTCTTCTCTTATCGCTGTATTAAAGGGTAAAACTCCGATTATAGGTTTTGCTTGCTTACCTGCAATGGGTATTACAATGAGTGCACTTAAGGGGCAGGGTGCTTTTATTAATGGTGAAAAATATATTAAGCCACCCCTCGTCGGAAATCCAAATATAGAGATTGTTGCAACAGCCGATCCCTATCGCTTTTACATTGAGCAGAAGGGTGAAATATTACAAACCTTATATGGACCTCAGAAAAAAACGAGAACGTATCCCGATGCTCTTGGCTATTATATGTTGTTAAAGGGTTCCGTGCGTGCCTTTATCGATCCTAAAGTTGAAATTTGGGATGTTGCTCCCTTTCATGTCATTATGCCAGAAGCAGGATTCGCCATTCAGAGTTGGAGTGAAAGCAAAGATCTACAAAGGGGAAGCAGCATTGCATTTCCTGTCGACCTGCAAAAAATGCCCATAAATTGCTCAGATATACTTGAACTCACCAAAAGATTTGCTTAA